Below is a window of Hydrogenimonas sp. DNA.
ATCCTGTAGACAAAGATGATCTTCTTGAACTGAAAAAGGCATCCTCCATGGTCGATGCCCCCAGGATTGATACTGAACCGAATACAAAAAAGTTTGAACGTAAACTTCTAAAAGCGAAAGATATAAAAGAGCGCAACAGGATAATAGTAAAAGCTTACGAAAGTGGATTGTCACAGCACAAAATTGCGCAGATGCTGAATATATCTCAGCCGGCGGTTAGTGGTATAATAAAGAGAGTAAAGGGGTAGTTATTGTTATCACCTGACCCCAAAGGTGCCAAATCTGGGGTGCCCAAAGGTGCCATTGTTATCACCTGACCCCAAAGGTGCCAAAGGTGATGAGCAGAAAATTATCACCCGGTTTTAAAAACTGGGACTGGGAGGCATAACTGACCCCGGAGGCATAAAACCGGGCTGGGGTTTTTGACACTTTGACTTCTCCTGGGCTTCCAGATTTGGGATTCTGGATTTAATGGTGTTTTCGCTATAATGCTCGTTGAATAGATATTAGGCACTTCATATTCGCCCAGGTGCCTGCCGTAATGGTTATAGGATATTAAAAGTAATGGAGACTCGGTAAATGAAAAAGAGAAACAGGTTTAATTCGGTAATAGCGGCAGTTTGCTTATCTGCAATGGCAGTTGCTCCGGCAACGTTCGCATCGGAGATTATTTCCGCTGAAAACCCAGAAGCGATTCTAAACATAGCGAAGGGATATGGCAGTGCAAAACTAATAAAGGATTCCGATAATGACCCGCTTATTATCGGTAGAATTGATGGAAATAAATATGGGATTGTTTTTTACGGGTGTAGTAACGGGAAAAAATGTGATGATATACAGTTCACAGCTTCATGGTCAGGTGTTAAAGTTTCACTAGAAGATATAAATAGGTGGAATAGTACAAAAAGATACGGGAAAGCGTATCTGGACAGTGATGGTGACCCAACATTAATAATGCCTGTAAATATTGATTATGGCGTTACTGAAGATAATTTGGATGACACTTTCGACTGGTGGTCAAAGGTATTAAAAGGTTTCAGAAAAGATGTCCTTGAATAGAGGTTTGATAAAAATATTCATATGGACTGCCATTAATGTAAAGGATTCAGGTTTACCTTTATAACGGATATACCTTTGTGTTTTCTTCTTGAAGAAGAGCTGGAAAGTTTTAATATAAATGTAAGAATTTTGTTTTAATCTCAAGTGCATTGATGATCAGTATGTTAAATATGATTTAGTATTTAGAAAGACTGGAATTTATTGAATTTAATGTAAAATATCTTATACACTGAACGGAGTGCATGTAGAAAATGACAAATACTCAGTCCGGAGTGTAATTTTATCTCTACAAAACTCTACACAAACTTTCCCAAGAGACCTTCATCTTTTCATGAAAGGTCTCATAGGGATTGTCTACTTAAAGAGCACCGCATTTTGCGGTTCAGTCTATTTCCTGCTTAAGGTTTATTAGAGCCTCTTGCTTGAAAAATATTCGGTTCACCTGAATGATTTTGTCTTCTGTTTATATTAAGTTAACACTATCTATCTATAATAGAAAAATGACAGTAGAAATTTTCTGTTTGAAGATAGTGTGTGATTTGTCATTCAGATGATTTGTCATAGTTTTTTAAGTTGTTGCGTAGAAGGCTTTGAGTGCTATTTTGTAGACGGGGTCGGACTTTTTGAAATGTATAAGGTGTGTCTGAGTACACAGGGTTGGAAATTATAATATAAAGGAGAAAAAGTGAGGACAAAAAAAAGAGTGGTGCTTATGGGTACTTTTTTCATGGCGACATCGCTTTTCGCATCGGTGGATGCTGAGAAGATATATGATGCGAAGTGTGCCATGTGTCATATCAAAACCGTACCGTCAAACAGAGCCGATATGGTCGCCCCGGCATTGATCGGTATCATGAGACATGTAAAAATGGCTTATCCAAAGAGAGATGACGCTGTCGACTTCATAGTCGACTACGTGCAAAATCCGACAAAAGAAAAGGCGGTATGTATGCCTCAAAAAATTGCCAGGTTTGGCTTGATGCCTTCTCAAAAAGGAAATATTTCATCGGAAGAGCTGAAGGAAGTTGCCGAATGGATGTATGACAATTATCCCCCGGCAAACTTCATGGGTTGCGGTTCCGGTATGCAAAAGCGTCCGACTTTCTCATCTTTTGATACCAACGGTGACGGCAAAATCACACCTGAAGAGTTTGCAGCTTTTCAAAATGCTCGTATAGGTAACAGTCAGGGGCAAGGATGTAAATGTGTCAACAAAAGAAGAAACCGCTCGACATTTGCCGACTTCGACCTGAACGGTGACGGTGTGATTACCAAAACGGAGCTGCTCGAAGTGAGAGCGAAAAAACAGCAAGCCAGGGCGAGTGCCGGTTACCCTATGCGTAAAGCGTCCAACGCTCCCAGTTTCGAAAGTATTGACAGGAACGGCGACGGCAAGATTACCCCTGAAGAGTTTAGTAACAGGTTCAATTTTTAGATAATGTTATGTGAATGTCATAACATCTTTTTGAAACCTTCTTTGCAGTCTCCGGGGGCACGGGTGCCAAGACTTCGGGAATAAGCGGGTCTTGCCCGTTTCCCCGGCTGGCCAAGGTTGCTATCTCGCCCTTAGCTTCGACCTCCGGGATTTATTTGACTAAGCAAAATTTGTCGACCGGTCTTTTTTAAATATTTTCGCTATTCTTGAGACGGGTCCGGTTCGGTATACCTGTTTATCTAAGGTCGATCATAAAGAGCATGCACAGATGAACAGGAGAACAAGTTGACGATAGAAGTTACTTTTTGTCACTGTGACCTGCCCCCAAATTTAGGTCCAATCCCAGAGTTAGATTTTGATTGTATATCAGGCGACATATTTTCTGCCTGAAACCTTGGCCGGTGGCTGTTTGTCCAGTGAGCTGTGCGGTCGTTCGTGATTGTAATGATTTCGCCATTTTTCGATGATGACAGCGGCCTCTTTCCGATTGTAAAACCACTCCCTGTTCAGACACTCGTCCCTGAATTTTCCATTGAAGCTTTCCACATAGGCGTTCTGCCAGGGAGAGCCTGGCTTGATGAAAGCCGGACCGATATCATTGTCTGTCAGCCATTGAATAACCGCCTTAGCCGTGAACTCCGGCCCATTGTCACTGCGGATGAATTTGGGCCTGCCGTACAGTGTCATCAGGCGAGAG
It encodes the following:
- a CDS encoding cytochrome c, putative: MRTKKRVVLMGTFFMATSLFASVDAEKIYDAKCAMCHIKTVPSNRADMVAPALIGIMRHVKMAYPKRDDAVDFIVDYVQNPTKEKAVCMPQKIARFGLMPSQKGNISSEELKEVAEWMYDNYPPANFMGCGSGMQKRPTFSSFDTNGDGKITPEEFAAFQNARIGNSQGQGCKCVNKRRNRSTFADFDLNGDGVITKTELLEVRAKKQQARASAGYPMRKASNAPSFESIDRNGDGKITPEEFSNRFNF